One Campylobacter concisus DNA segment encodes these proteins:
- a CDS encoding S8 family serine peptidase: MKRSILNKKCIFISAACCALLFTNSLKANDQESGKFGDISSWQSAEYEAYWGLKRINAAIAYALGVTGKGVTLGVMDSGALLSHPELSDGRISALKISGSYYKDGQKYPDTEHGNSPFLKKGSTDKNRADFGDFKKGDKFEADGNWIAGVNDSHGTHVAGTIAGSRDGKGMHGVAFDSKLIVGNTGGTDGMTYGPNQDYNFFLASYEGLAKAGARAINNSWGSNRKFYKAYEGAIGFDGGNSLDIKDLDAAYKSYYPFVTNGKNFLDAAYEVAKKYGIIQVFTAGNRNGMKESYTRAMLPYFRPDAEKYWINVTGVTDGDAQYFNTAGHSKWWSIAAPGKSIKSSTVDPKNGEAGYDSWDGTSMAAPHVTGALGLVMQRYSYMSNTQARDVLLTTARQVRDEFKKPADTRRISGFTAPLGVPDERWGWGVLDMSKAMFGPGQLLGVFDVSLDVDDLYSNNISDVAIKYRKTEDEAEAQIWANRKAELKQMSNLTAEQRAELDIGNAREKAREQRANEGYEGTLIKRGLGTLKLAGNNSYTGKTIIKSGKITALNQSLKSSEVVVENGGALEIVKEMSVREIDKNKFSQKLSFKDVTRKSTSDTVKATIKTGGSYIISNNAANLNLNFEKNSIIDISEPDVDIMKRLYDDSSKEKTYAVTGNFSGYNDTISKKYAFFDLTRNYSDSKLELTLKKSENTMTSIAANDNQKRVAQLIESTASRPALLASPFRSRPAVITSDLYRHFIYATPKQASDTLKTFANNANLAQHNAFLLESILLKNAIINHEFDPFGAKASDVNGMKFWSNTMANAMKSDDVKANSFTQLFGFDGSVNDAFTLGGVLGASNEKVKEDGDDAYKTKGTSIGIYGKSQIASTKLDLGLIYTNAKRKTQNGATIASFYSNEHVKSKEKALTTYANLALTSFKSSTFSLNPYVGASYLRMKTDITSQNVGIFRMDVDEKARNLGVFSIGLNPSVPFSLGSTKMKFEADLAYNRLVGDTRPNIGVNIANAGYLELEGKEVRNLGTASLGVKANVYKNINLGLSYTGAFAKDVKSNSINAKFEILF; the protein is encoded by the coding sequence GTGAAAAGATCCATTTTAAATAAAAAATGTATTTTTATAAGTGCAGCTTGTTGTGCTCTTTTGTTTACAAATTCGCTAAAAGCCAACGATCAAGAAAGTGGTAAATTTGGCGACATAAGTAGCTGGCAGAGCGCTGAATATGAAGCATACTGGGGACTAAAGCGTATCAATGCAGCTATTGCGTATGCTCTTGGAGTGACAGGCAAAGGTGTGACGCTTGGCGTTATGGACTCTGGCGCATTACTTAGCCACCCTGAACTTAGTGACGGTAGGATAAGCGCACTAAAAATTTCTGGTAGCTACTACAAAGACGGACAAAAATATCCAGATACTGAGCACGGCAACTCTCCTTTTTTAAAAAAGGGAAGCACTGATAAAAATAGAGCTGACTTTGGCGACTTTAAAAAAGGTGATAAATTTGAAGCTGATGGCAACTGGATCGCTGGTGTAAACGACTCGCACGGCACGCACGTAGCTGGCACAATTGCTGGCTCAAGAGATGGTAAAGGGATGCATGGTGTAGCATTTGACTCAAAACTTATAGTAGGAAATACTGGCGGAACCGATGGTATGACATATGGACCAAACCAAGACTACAACTTCTTTTTAGCATCTTATGAGGGACTAGCTAAAGCTGGTGCAAGAGCTATAAATAATAGTTGGGGTTCAAACCGAAAATTTTATAAAGCTTATGAGGGAGCAATTGGATTTGATGGTGGCAATAGCTTAGATATAAAAGATCTTGACGCAGCCTATAAAAGCTACTATCCATTTGTCACAAATGGTAAAAATTTCTTAGATGCTGCTTATGAAGTCGCCAAAAAATACGGCATTATTCAAGTCTTCACTGCCGGAAATAGAAATGGCATGAAAGAGTCATACACAAGAGCAATGCTTCCATATTTTCGTCCAGATGCTGAAAAATACTGGATAAACGTCACTGGAGTGACAGATGGCGATGCACAATACTTTAACACAGCAGGTCACTCAAAATGGTGGAGTATCGCAGCACCTGGTAAAAGTATAAAATCAAGCACAGTTGATCCTAAAAATGGAGAGGCAGGATATGACAGCTGGGATGGTACATCAATGGCAGCTCCACACGTCACTGGCGCACTTGGTCTTGTCATGCAAAGATATTCATATATGAGTAATACTCAAGCAAGAGATGTTCTACTAACTACCGCAAGACAAGTTAGAGATGAGTTTAAAAAGCCAGCTGATACAAGAAGAATTTCTGGTTTTACTGCACCACTTGGCGTACCTGATGAGCGCTGGGGCTGGGGAGTACTTGATATGTCAAAGGCTATGTTTGGACCAGGACAGCTACTAGGCGTATTTGATGTAAGTCTAGACGTAGATGATCTTTACTCAAATAATATCAGCGATGTAGCTATAAAATATAGAAAGACTGAAGATGAAGCAGAGGCACAAATTTGGGCTAATCGCAAGGCCGAACTTAAACAAATGTCAAATTTAACAGCCGAGCAAAGGGCTGAACTTGATATAGGCAATGCTAGAGAAAAAGCGAGAGAACAAAGAGCTAACGAAGGCTATGAAGGGACTCTTATCAAAAGAGGTCTAGGCACTCTAAAACTAGCAGGTAACAACTCATACACTGGCAAGACTATAATAAAAAGTGGCAAAATCACAGCACTAAATCAATCACTAAAATCAAGCGAAGTAGTAGTTGAAAATGGTGGTGCACTTGAGATTGTTAAAGAGATGAGCGTTAGAGAGATTGATAAAAATAAATTTTCTCAAAAGCTATCTTTTAAAGATGTAACTAGAAAAAGTACAAGTGACACAGTAAAAGCTACTATAAAAACAGGTGGTAGTTATATCATCTCAAATAATGCAGCAAATTTAAATCTAAATTTTGAGAAGAACTCTATTATAGATATAAGCGAGCCAGATGTAGATATCATGAAAAGACTCTATGATGATAGCTCAAAGGAAAAAACTTACGCCGTAACTGGAAATTTTAGTGGCTACAACGACACCATCTCAAAAAAATACGCATTTTTTGACCTTACTAGAAATTATAGTGACAGCAAGCTAGAGCTCACACTCAAAAAATCAGAAAACACGATGACAAGTATCGCAGCTAACGATAACCAAAAGAGAGTAGCACAGCTCATAGAGAGCACTGCTAGCAGGCCAGCACTCCTCGCTTCTCCGTTTAGAAGTAGACCAGCAGTCATAACGAGCGACCTGTATAGACACTTCATCTACGCTACACCAAAACAAGCAAGTGATACGCTAAAAACATTTGCAAATAATGCAAATTTAGCTCAACATAATGCGTTTTTACTAGAAAGCATCCTACTAAAAAATGCCATCATCAACCACGAATTTGATCCATTTGGAGCAAAAGCAAGTGATGTAAATGGCATGAAATTTTGGTCAAATACCATGGCTAACGCTATGAAATCTGATGATGTAAAAGCAAACTCATTCACCCAGCTTTTTGGATTTGACGGTAGCGTAAATGATGCTTTCACACTTGGTGGTGTGCTTGGTGCTAGCAACGAAAAAGTAAAAGAAGATGGCGATGATGCCTATAAAACAAAAGGCACAAGCATTGGCATCTACGGAAAAAGCCAGATCGCCAGTACAAAACTAGACCTTGGTCTCATATACACAAATGCAAAACGAAAAACACAAAATGGTGCTACAATCGCAAGCTTTTACTCAAATGAACACGTAAAGAGCAAAGAAAAAGCACTTACTACTTACGCAAATTTGGCACTAACTAGCTTTAAAAGTTCAACTTTCTCACTAAATCCTTATGTGGGCGCAAGCTATCTACGTATGAAAACTGATATTACCAGCCAAAATGTAGGGATTTTCAGAATGGATGTTGATGAAAAAGCTAGAAATTTAGGTGTATTTAGCATAGGTCTAAACCCTAGCGTACCATTTAGTCTTGGTAGCACAAAGATGAAATTCGAAGCTGATCTAGCCTACAATAGACTAGTTGGCGATACAAGACCAAATATCGGCGTAAATATCGCAAATGCTGGATACTTGGAGCTTGAAGGAAAAGAGGTGCGCAATCTTGGCACAGCTAGCCTTGGTGTAAAAGCTAATGTTTATAAAAATATAAATTTAGGTTTATCTTACACAGGTGCTTTTGCTAAAGACGTGAAGTCAAACAGCATAAATGCAAAATTTGAAATTTTGTTTTAA